The Desmodus rotundus isolate HL8 chromosome 3, HLdesRot8A.1, whole genome shotgun sequence genome includes a region encoding these proteins:
- the STAT6 gene encoding signal transducer and activator of transcription 6 isoform X2 — translation MALQCLLKEGEDSRGVAKMPSKPQIMSLWGLVSQMPPEKLQRLYVDFPHHLRHLLGDWLENQPWEFLVGSDAFCCNMASTLLSATVQHLQASARKPGEGSTILQHINTLESIYQRDPLKLVAIFRQILQGEKKAVMEQFRHLPMSFHWKQEELKFNTALQRLRHRVGESRLLREALQQKAEAGQVSLHSLIETPANGTGSSEALATLLQETVGELEAAQALVLKRIQIWKRQQQLAGNGAPFDENLTQLQERCESLVDIYFQLQQEVGAAGGELEPKTRATLISRLDEVLQTLVTSSFLVEKQPPQVLKTQTKFQAGVRFLLGPRFLGTPAKFPLVRADMVTEKQARELSSPQGPGAGVESTGEITNNTVPFENMGSGNCCSALFKNLLLKKIKRCERKGTESVTEEKCAVLFSTTFMLGPNKLPIQLQALSLPLVVIVHGNQDNNAKATILWDNAFSEMDRVPFVVAERVPWEKMCETLNLKFMAEVGTNQGLLPEHFLFLAQKIFNDNSLSIEAFQHRSVSWSQFNKEILLGRGFTFWQWFDGVLDLTKRCLKSYWSDRLIIGFISKQYVTNLLLNEPDGTFLLRFSDSEIGGITIAHVIRGQDGSPQIENIQPFSAKDLSIRSLGDRIRDLAQLKNLYPKKPKDEAFRSHYKHEQIGKDGRGYVPATIKMTVERDQPLSTPEPQMPTMVTSYDLRMAPDSMNMQLSPDMVPQVYPPHSHSIPSFQALPREESINVLPAFQEPRLPMSSNLNQMSLPFDQPHPQGLLLCQPQEHAISSPEPLLCPDVTMEDSCLSQQVGGFPQGTWVGEDMFPPLLPPTEQDLTKLILEGQAESGREPLGAQPLPQPSSYGQSVISMSHLDLRPNPSW, via the exons GGAGTTCCTGGTTGGCTCAGATGCCTTCTGCTGCAACATGGCCAGCACCCTACTTTCTGCCACTGTCCAGCACCTTCAGGCCTCGGCCAGGAAGCCAGGGGAGGGCAGCACCATCTTGCAGCACATCAACaccctggag AGCATATATCAGAGGGACCCCCTGAAGCTGGTAGCCATTTTCAGACAAATACTTCAAGGGGAGAAAAAAGCTGTTATGGAGCAG TTCCGCCACTTGCCAATGTCCTTCCACTGGAAGCAGGAGGAACTCAAGTTTAACACAGCCCTGCAGAGGCTGCGACACCGAGTGGGGGAAAGCCGCCTTCTCCGAGAAGCGTTGCAGCAGAAGGCTGAAGCCGGCCAAG TGTCTCTGCACAGCTTGATAGAAACTCCTGCCAATGGAACTGGGTCAAGTGAG GCCCTGGCCACGTTGCTGCAGGAGACTGTTGGGGAGCTAGAGGCGGCCCAGGCCCTGGTGCTGAAGAGGATCCAGATTTGGAAAcggcagcagcagctggcagggAATGGCGCTCCGTTTGATGAGAACCTGACCCAACTACAGGAGAG GTGTGAAAGCCTGGTGGACATTTATTTCCAGCtgcagcaggaggtgggggcagctggTGGGGAGCTTGAGCCCAAGACCCGGGCAACCCTGATCAGCCGGCTGGATGAAGTCCTACAAACCCTTGTCACAAG CTCTTTCCTGGTGGAGAAGCAGCCCCCCCAGGTTCTGAAAACTCAGACCAAGTTTCAGGCAGGAGTTCGATTCCTGCTGGGCCCACGATTCCTGGGGACCCCAGCCAAGTTTccactggtcagggctgacaTGGTGACCGAGAAGCAGGCGAGGGAGCTGAGCAGcccccagggacctggggctggaGT AGAAAGCACTGGGGAAATCACCAACAACACTGTGCCCTTTGAAAACATGGGTTCTGGGAACTGCTGCTCCGCCCTGTTCAAGAACCTG cTTCTGAAGAAAATCAAGCGGTGTGAGCGGAAGGGCACCGAATCGGTCACTGAGGAGAAGTGTGCTGTGCTCTTCTCTACCACCTTCATGCTCGGCCCCAACAAACTCCCCATCCAGCTCCAG GCTCTATCTCTGCCCCTGGTGGTCATCGTCCATGGCAACCAAGACAACAATGCCAAAGCCACCATCTTGTGGGACAACGCCTTCTCTGAGATG GACCGTGTGCCCTTTGTGGTGGCTGAGCGGGTGCCTTGGGAGAAGATGTGTGAGACTCTGAACCTCAAGTTCATGGCTGAGGTGGGCACCAACCAGGGGCTACTCCCAGAGCACTTCCTCTTCCTGGCCCAGAAGATCTTCAACGACAACAGCCTCAGCATAGAGGCCTTCCAGCACCGTTCTGTGTCCTGGTCACAGTTCAACAAG gagATCCTGCTGGGTCGTGGCTTCACCTTTTGGCAGTGGTTCGATGGTGTCCTGGACCTCACCAAACGCTGTCTCAAGAGCTACTGGTCAGACAG GCTGATCATTGGCTTCATCAGCAAACAGTACGTCACCAACCTTCTTCTCAATGAGCCTGATGGAACATTCCTTCTTCGCTTCAGCGACTCTGAGATCGGAGGCATCACCATTGCCCACGTCATCCGGGGCCAGGACG GCTCCCCACAGATAGAGAACATCCAGCCATTCTCTGCCAAAGACCTGTCCATTCGCTCACTGGGGGACCGAATCCGGGACCTTGCTCAGCTCAAAAACCTCTACCCCAAGAAACCCAAGGATGAGGCTTTCCGGAGCCACTATAAGC ATGAACAGATAGGTAAGGATGGCAGGGGTTACGTCCCAGCTACCATCAAGATGACTGTGGAAAG ggACCAGCCACTTTCCACCCCAGAGCCCCAAATGCCTACCATGGTGACCTCTTACGACCTTAGAATGGCCCCTGACTCCATGAACATGCAGCTCAGCCCAGATATGGT GCCCCAGGTGTACCCACCACACTCTCACTCCATCCCCTCATTTCAAGCCCTCCCCCGGGAAGAATCAATCAACGTGTTGCCAGCCTTCCAAGA ACCTCGCCTGCCGATGTCCTCCAACCTGAACCAGATGAGCCTGCCCTTTGACCAACCTCACCCCCA GGGCCTGCTGCTGTGTCAACCTCAGGAGCACGCCATATCCAGCCCCgagcccctgctctgccctgatGTGACCATGGAGGACAGCTGCTTGAGCCAGCAAGTGGGAGGGTTCCCTCAAGGCACCTG GGTCGGTGAAGACATGTTTCCACCTTTGCTGCCTCCCACTGAACAGGACCTCACTAAGCTTATCCTGGAGGGGCAAGCAGAATCAGGAAGAGAGCCTTTGggagcccagcccctcccacagccctctTCCTATGGGCAGTCCGTGATCTCAATGTCCCATCTGGACCTAAGGCCCAACCCCAGTTGGTAA
- the STAT6 gene encoding signal transducer and activator of transcription 6 isoform X4: protein MASTLLSATVQHLQASARKPGEGSTILQHINTLESIYQRDPLKLVAIFRQILQGEKKAVMEQFRHLPMSFHWKQEELKFNTALQRLRHRVGESRLLREALQQKAEAGQVSLHSLIETPANGTGSSEALATLLQETVGELEAAQALVLKRIQIWKRQQQLAGNGAPFDENLTQLQERCESLVDIYFQLQQEVGAAGGELEPKTRATLISRLDEVLQTLVTSSFLVEKQPPQVLKTQTKFQAGVRFLLGPRFLGTPAKFPLVRADMVTEKQARELSSPQGPGAGVESTGEITNNTVPFENMGSGNCCSALFKNLLLKKIKRCERKGTESVTEEKCAVLFSTTFMLGPNKLPIQLQALSLPLVVIVHGNQDNNAKATILWDNAFSEMDRVPFVVAERVPWEKMCETLNLKFMAEVGTNQGLLPEHFLFLAQKIFNDNSLSIEAFQHRSVSWSQFNKEILLGRGFTFWQWFDGVLDLTKRCLKSYWSDRLIIGFISKQYVTNLLLNEPDGTFLLRFSDSEIGGITIAHVIRGQDGSPQIENIQPFSAKDLSIRSLGDRIRDLAQLKNLYPKKPKDEAFRSHYKHEQIGKDGRGYVPATIKMTVERDQPLSTPEPQMPTMVTSYDLRMAPDSMNMQLSPDMVPQVYPPHSHSIPSFQALPREESINVLPAFQEPRLPMSSNLNQMSLPFDQPHPHRGLLLCQPQEHAISSPEPLLCPDVTMEDSCLSQQVGGFPQGTWVGEDMFPPLLPPTEQDLTKLILEGQAESGREPLGAQPLPQPSSYGQSVISMSHLDLRPNPSW, encoded by the exons ATGGCCAGCACCCTACTTTCTGCCACTGTCCAGCACCTTCAGGCCTCGGCCAGGAAGCCAGGGGAGGGCAGCACCATCTTGCAGCACATCAACaccctggag AGCATATATCAGAGGGACCCCCTGAAGCTGGTAGCCATTTTCAGACAAATACTTCAAGGGGAGAAAAAAGCTGTTATGGAGCAG TTCCGCCACTTGCCAATGTCCTTCCACTGGAAGCAGGAGGAACTCAAGTTTAACACAGCCCTGCAGAGGCTGCGACACCGAGTGGGGGAAAGCCGCCTTCTCCGAGAAGCGTTGCAGCAGAAGGCTGAAGCCGGCCAAG TGTCTCTGCACAGCTTGATAGAAACTCCTGCCAATGGAACTGGGTCAAGTGAG GCCCTGGCCACGTTGCTGCAGGAGACTGTTGGGGAGCTAGAGGCGGCCCAGGCCCTGGTGCTGAAGAGGATCCAGATTTGGAAAcggcagcagcagctggcagggAATGGCGCTCCGTTTGATGAGAACCTGACCCAACTACAGGAGAG GTGTGAAAGCCTGGTGGACATTTATTTCCAGCtgcagcaggaggtgggggcagctggTGGGGAGCTTGAGCCCAAGACCCGGGCAACCCTGATCAGCCGGCTGGATGAAGTCCTACAAACCCTTGTCACAAG CTCTTTCCTGGTGGAGAAGCAGCCCCCCCAGGTTCTGAAAACTCAGACCAAGTTTCAGGCAGGAGTTCGATTCCTGCTGGGCCCACGATTCCTGGGGACCCCAGCCAAGTTTccactggtcagggctgacaTGGTGACCGAGAAGCAGGCGAGGGAGCTGAGCAGcccccagggacctggggctggaGT AGAAAGCACTGGGGAAATCACCAACAACACTGTGCCCTTTGAAAACATGGGTTCTGGGAACTGCTGCTCCGCCCTGTTCAAGAACCTG cTTCTGAAGAAAATCAAGCGGTGTGAGCGGAAGGGCACCGAATCGGTCACTGAGGAGAAGTGTGCTGTGCTCTTCTCTACCACCTTCATGCTCGGCCCCAACAAACTCCCCATCCAGCTCCAG GCTCTATCTCTGCCCCTGGTGGTCATCGTCCATGGCAACCAAGACAACAATGCCAAAGCCACCATCTTGTGGGACAACGCCTTCTCTGAGATG GACCGTGTGCCCTTTGTGGTGGCTGAGCGGGTGCCTTGGGAGAAGATGTGTGAGACTCTGAACCTCAAGTTCATGGCTGAGGTGGGCACCAACCAGGGGCTACTCCCAGAGCACTTCCTCTTCCTGGCCCAGAAGATCTTCAACGACAACAGCCTCAGCATAGAGGCCTTCCAGCACCGTTCTGTGTCCTGGTCACAGTTCAACAAG gagATCCTGCTGGGTCGTGGCTTCACCTTTTGGCAGTGGTTCGATGGTGTCCTGGACCTCACCAAACGCTGTCTCAAGAGCTACTGGTCAGACAG GCTGATCATTGGCTTCATCAGCAAACAGTACGTCACCAACCTTCTTCTCAATGAGCCTGATGGAACATTCCTTCTTCGCTTCAGCGACTCTGAGATCGGAGGCATCACCATTGCCCACGTCATCCGGGGCCAGGACG GCTCCCCACAGATAGAGAACATCCAGCCATTCTCTGCCAAAGACCTGTCCATTCGCTCACTGGGGGACCGAATCCGGGACCTTGCTCAGCTCAAAAACCTCTACCCCAAGAAACCCAAGGATGAGGCTTTCCGGAGCCACTATAAGC ATGAACAGATAGGTAAGGATGGCAGGGGTTACGTCCCAGCTACCATCAAGATGACTGTGGAAAG ggACCAGCCACTTTCCACCCCAGAGCCCCAAATGCCTACCATGGTGACCTCTTACGACCTTAGAATGGCCCCTGACTCCATGAACATGCAGCTCAGCCCAGATATGGT GCCCCAGGTGTACCCACCACACTCTCACTCCATCCCCTCATTTCAAGCCCTCCCCCGGGAAGAATCAATCAACGTGTTGCCAGCCTTCCAAGA ACCTCGCCTGCCGATGTCCTCCAACCTGAACCAGATGAGCCTGCCCTTTGACCAACCTCACCCCCA CAGGGGCCTGCTGCTGTGTCAACCTCAGGAGCACGCCATATCCAGCCCCgagcccctgctctgccctgatGTGACCATGGAGGACAGCTGCTTGAGCCAGCAAGTGGGAGGGTTCCCTCAAGGCACCTG GGTCGGTGAAGACATGTTTCCACCTTTGCTGCCTCCCACTGAACAGGACCTCACTAAGCTTATCCTGGAGGGGCAAGCAGAATCAGGAAGAGAGCCTTTGggagcccagcccctcccacagccctctTCCTATGGGCAGTCCGTGATCTCAATGTCCCATCTGGACCTAAGGCCCAACCCCAGTTGGTAA
- the STAT6 gene encoding signal transducer and activator of transcription 6 isoform X3 yields MPSKPQIMSLWGLVSQMPPEKLQRLYVDFPHHLRHLLGDWLENQPWEFLVGSDAFCCNMASTLLSATVQHLQASARKPGEGSTILQHINTLESIYQRDPLKLVAIFRQILQGEKKAVMEQFRHLPMSFHWKQEELKFNTALQRLRHRVGESRLLREALQQKAEAGQVSLHSLIETPANGTGSSEALATLLQETVGELEAAQALVLKRIQIWKRQQQLAGNGAPFDENLTQLQERCESLVDIYFQLQQEVGAAGGELEPKTRATLISRLDEVLQTLVTSSFLVEKQPPQVLKTQTKFQAGVRFLLGPRFLGTPAKFPLVRADMVTEKQARELSSPQGPGAGVESTGEITNNTVPFENMGSGNCCSALFKNLLLKKIKRCERKGTESVTEEKCAVLFSTTFMLGPNKLPIQLQALSLPLVVIVHGNQDNNAKATILWDNAFSEMDRVPFVVAERVPWEKMCETLNLKFMAEVGTNQGLLPEHFLFLAQKIFNDNSLSIEAFQHRSVSWSQFNKEILLGRGFTFWQWFDGVLDLTKRCLKSYWSDRLIIGFISKQYVTNLLLNEPDGTFLLRFSDSEIGGITIAHVIRGQDGSPQIENIQPFSAKDLSIRSLGDRIRDLAQLKNLYPKKPKDEAFRSHYKHEQIGKDGRGYVPATIKMTVERDQPLSTPEPQMPTMVTSYDLRMAPDSMNMQLSPDMVPQVYPPHSHSIPSFQALPREESINVLPAFQEPRLPMSSNLNQMSLPFDQPHPHRGLLLCQPQEHAISSPEPLLCPDVTMEDSCLSQQVGGFPQGTWVGEDMFPPLLPPTEQDLTKLILEGQAESGREPLGAQPLPQPSSYGQSVISMSHLDLRPNPSW; encoded by the exons GGAGTTCCTGGTTGGCTCAGATGCCTTCTGCTGCAACATGGCCAGCACCCTACTTTCTGCCACTGTCCAGCACCTTCAGGCCTCGGCCAGGAAGCCAGGGGAGGGCAGCACCATCTTGCAGCACATCAACaccctggag AGCATATATCAGAGGGACCCCCTGAAGCTGGTAGCCATTTTCAGACAAATACTTCAAGGGGAGAAAAAAGCTGTTATGGAGCAG TTCCGCCACTTGCCAATGTCCTTCCACTGGAAGCAGGAGGAACTCAAGTTTAACACAGCCCTGCAGAGGCTGCGACACCGAGTGGGGGAAAGCCGCCTTCTCCGAGAAGCGTTGCAGCAGAAGGCTGAAGCCGGCCAAG TGTCTCTGCACAGCTTGATAGAAACTCCTGCCAATGGAACTGGGTCAAGTGAG GCCCTGGCCACGTTGCTGCAGGAGACTGTTGGGGAGCTAGAGGCGGCCCAGGCCCTGGTGCTGAAGAGGATCCAGATTTGGAAAcggcagcagcagctggcagggAATGGCGCTCCGTTTGATGAGAACCTGACCCAACTACAGGAGAG GTGTGAAAGCCTGGTGGACATTTATTTCCAGCtgcagcaggaggtgggggcagctggTGGGGAGCTTGAGCCCAAGACCCGGGCAACCCTGATCAGCCGGCTGGATGAAGTCCTACAAACCCTTGTCACAAG CTCTTTCCTGGTGGAGAAGCAGCCCCCCCAGGTTCTGAAAACTCAGACCAAGTTTCAGGCAGGAGTTCGATTCCTGCTGGGCCCACGATTCCTGGGGACCCCAGCCAAGTTTccactggtcagggctgacaTGGTGACCGAGAAGCAGGCGAGGGAGCTGAGCAGcccccagggacctggggctggaGT AGAAAGCACTGGGGAAATCACCAACAACACTGTGCCCTTTGAAAACATGGGTTCTGGGAACTGCTGCTCCGCCCTGTTCAAGAACCTG cTTCTGAAGAAAATCAAGCGGTGTGAGCGGAAGGGCACCGAATCGGTCACTGAGGAGAAGTGTGCTGTGCTCTTCTCTACCACCTTCATGCTCGGCCCCAACAAACTCCCCATCCAGCTCCAG GCTCTATCTCTGCCCCTGGTGGTCATCGTCCATGGCAACCAAGACAACAATGCCAAAGCCACCATCTTGTGGGACAACGCCTTCTCTGAGATG GACCGTGTGCCCTTTGTGGTGGCTGAGCGGGTGCCTTGGGAGAAGATGTGTGAGACTCTGAACCTCAAGTTCATGGCTGAGGTGGGCACCAACCAGGGGCTACTCCCAGAGCACTTCCTCTTCCTGGCCCAGAAGATCTTCAACGACAACAGCCTCAGCATAGAGGCCTTCCAGCACCGTTCTGTGTCCTGGTCACAGTTCAACAAG gagATCCTGCTGGGTCGTGGCTTCACCTTTTGGCAGTGGTTCGATGGTGTCCTGGACCTCACCAAACGCTGTCTCAAGAGCTACTGGTCAGACAG GCTGATCATTGGCTTCATCAGCAAACAGTACGTCACCAACCTTCTTCTCAATGAGCCTGATGGAACATTCCTTCTTCGCTTCAGCGACTCTGAGATCGGAGGCATCACCATTGCCCACGTCATCCGGGGCCAGGACG GCTCCCCACAGATAGAGAACATCCAGCCATTCTCTGCCAAAGACCTGTCCATTCGCTCACTGGGGGACCGAATCCGGGACCTTGCTCAGCTCAAAAACCTCTACCCCAAGAAACCCAAGGATGAGGCTTTCCGGAGCCACTATAAGC ATGAACAGATAGGTAAGGATGGCAGGGGTTACGTCCCAGCTACCATCAAGATGACTGTGGAAAG ggACCAGCCACTTTCCACCCCAGAGCCCCAAATGCCTACCATGGTGACCTCTTACGACCTTAGAATGGCCCCTGACTCCATGAACATGCAGCTCAGCCCAGATATGGT GCCCCAGGTGTACCCACCACACTCTCACTCCATCCCCTCATTTCAAGCCCTCCCCCGGGAAGAATCAATCAACGTGTTGCCAGCCTTCCAAGA ACCTCGCCTGCCGATGTCCTCCAACCTGAACCAGATGAGCCTGCCCTTTGACCAACCTCACCCCCA CAGGGGCCTGCTGCTGTGTCAACCTCAGGAGCACGCCATATCCAGCCCCgagcccctgctctgccctgatGTGACCATGGAGGACAGCTGCTTGAGCCAGCAAGTGGGAGGGTTCCCTCAAGGCACCTG GGTCGGTGAAGACATGTTTCCACCTTTGCTGCCTCCCACTGAACAGGACCTCACTAAGCTTATCCTGGAGGGGCAAGCAGAATCAGGAAGAGAGCCTTTGggagcccagcccctcccacagccctctTCCTATGGGCAGTCCGTGATCTCAATGTCCCATCTGGACCTAAGGCCCAACCCCAGTTGGTAA
- the STAT6 gene encoding signal transducer and activator of transcription 6 isoform X1 encodes MALQCLLKEGEDSRGVAKMPSKPQIMSLWGLVSQMPPEKLQRLYVDFPHHLRHLLGDWLENQPWEFLVGSDAFCCNMASTLLSATVQHLQASARKPGEGSTILQHINTLESIYQRDPLKLVAIFRQILQGEKKAVMEQFRHLPMSFHWKQEELKFNTALQRLRHRVGESRLLREALQQKAEAGQVSLHSLIETPANGTGSSEALATLLQETVGELEAAQALVLKRIQIWKRQQQLAGNGAPFDENLTQLQERCESLVDIYFQLQQEVGAAGGELEPKTRATLISRLDEVLQTLVTSSFLVEKQPPQVLKTQTKFQAGVRFLLGPRFLGTPAKFPLVRADMVTEKQARELSSPQGPGAGVESTGEITNNTVPFENMGSGNCCSALFKNLLLKKIKRCERKGTESVTEEKCAVLFSTTFMLGPNKLPIQLQALSLPLVVIVHGNQDNNAKATILWDNAFSEMDRVPFVVAERVPWEKMCETLNLKFMAEVGTNQGLLPEHFLFLAQKIFNDNSLSIEAFQHRSVSWSQFNKEILLGRGFTFWQWFDGVLDLTKRCLKSYWSDRLIIGFISKQYVTNLLLNEPDGTFLLRFSDSEIGGITIAHVIRGQDGSPQIENIQPFSAKDLSIRSLGDRIRDLAQLKNLYPKKPKDEAFRSHYKHEQIGKDGRGYVPATIKMTVERDQPLSTPEPQMPTMVTSYDLRMAPDSMNMQLSPDMVPQVYPPHSHSIPSFQALPREESINVLPAFQEPRLPMSSNLNQMSLPFDQPHPHRGLLLCQPQEHAISSPEPLLCPDVTMEDSCLSQQVGGFPQGTWVGEDMFPPLLPPTEQDLTKLILEGQAESGREPLGAQPLPQPSSYGQSVISMSHLDLRPNPSW; translated from the exons GGAGTTCCTGGTTGGCTCAGATGCCTTCTGCTGCAACATGGCCAGCACCCTACTTTCTGCCACTGTCCAGCACCTTCAGGCCTCGGCCAGGAAGCCAGGGGAGGGCAGCACCATCTTGCAGCACATCAACaccctggag AGCATATATCAGAGGGACCCCCTGAAGCTGGTAGCCATTTTCAGACAAATACTTCAAGGGGAGAAAAAAGCTGTTATGGAGCAG TTCCGCCACTTGCCAATGTCCTTCCACTGGAAGCAGGAGGAACTCAAGTTTAACACAGCCCTGCAGAGGCTGCGACACCGAGTGGGGGAAAGCCGCCTTCTCCGAGAAGCGTTGCAGCAGAAGGCTGAAGCCGGCCAAG TGTCTCTGCACAGCTTGATAGAAACTCCTGCCAATGGAACTGGGTCAAGTGAG GCCCTGGCCACGTTGCTGCAGGAGACTGTTGGGGAGCTAGAGGCGGCCCAGGCCCTGGTGCTGAAGAGGATCCAGATTTGGAAAcggcagcagcagctggcagggAATGGCGCTCCGTTTGATGAGAACCTGACCCAACTACAGGAGAG GTGTGAAAGCCTGGTGGACATTTATTTCCAGCtgcagcaggaggtgggggcagctggTGGGGAGCTTGAGCCCAAGACCCGGGCAACCCTGATCAGCCGGCTGGATGAAGTCCTACAAACCCTTGTCACAAG CTCTTTCCTGGTGGAGAAGCAGCCCCCCCAGGTTCTGAAAACTCAGACCAAGTTTCAGGCAGGAGTTCGATTCCTGCTGGGCCCACGATTCCTGGGGACCCCAGCCAAGTTTccactggtcagggctgacaTGGTGACCGAGAAGCAGGCGAGGGAGCTGAGCAGcccccagggacctggggctggaGT AGAAAGCACTGGGGAAATCACCAACAACACTGTGCCCTTTGAAAACATGGGTTCTGGGAACTGCTGCTCCGCCCTGTTCAAGAACCTG cTTCTGAAGAAAATCAAGCGGTGTGAGCGGAAGGGCACCGAATCGGTCACTGAGGAGAAGTGTGCTGTGCTCTTCTCTACCACCTTCATGCTCGGCCCCAACAAACTCCCCATCCAGCTCCAG GCTCTATCTCTGCCCCTGGTGGTCATCGTCCATGGCAACCAAGACAACAATGCCAAAGCCACCATCTTGTGGGACAACGCCTTCTCTGAGATG GACCGTGTGCCCTTTGTGGTGGCTGAGCGGGTGCCTTGGGAGAAGATGTGTGAGACTCTGAACCTCAAGTTCATGGCTGAGGTGGGCACCAACCAGGGGCTACTCCCAGAGCACTTCCTCTTCCTGGCCCAGAAGATCTTCAACGACAACAGCCTCAGCATAGAGGCCTTCCAGCACCGTTCTGTGTCCTGGTCACAGTTCAACAAG gagATCCTGCTGGGTCGTGGCTTCACCTTTTGGCAGTGGTTCGATGGTGTCCTGGACCTCACCAAACGCTGTCTCAAGAGCTACTGGTCAGACAG GCTGATCATTGGCTTCATCAGCAAACAGTACGTCACCAACCTTCTTCTCAATGAGCCTGATGGAACATTCCTTCTTCGCTTCAGCGACTCTGAGATCGGAGGCATCACCATTGCCCACGTCATCCGGGGCCAGGACG GCTCCCCACAGATAGAGAACATCCAGCCATTCTCTGCCAAAGACCTGTCCATTCGCTCACTGGGGGACCGAATCCGGGACCTTGCTCAGCTCAAAAACCTCTACCCCAAGAAACCCAAGGATGAGGCTTTCCGGAGCCACTATAAGC ATGAACAGATAGGTAAGGATGGCAGGGGTTACGTCCCAGCTACCATCAAGATGACTGTGGAAAG ggACCAGCCACTTTCCACCCCAGAGCCCCAAATGCCTACCATGGTGACCTCTTACGACCTTAGAATGGCCCCTGACTCCATGAACATGCAGCTCAGCCCAGATATGGT GCCCCAGGTGTACCCACCACACTCTCACTCCATCCCCTCATTTCAAGCCCTCCCCCGGGAAGAATCAATCAACGTGTTGCCAGCCTTCCAAGA ACCTCGCCTGCCGATGTCCTCCAACCTGAACCAGATGAGCCTGCCCTTTGACCAACCTCACCCCCA CAGGGGCCTGCTGCTGTGTCAACCTCAGGAGCACGCCATATCCAGCCCCgagcccctgctctgccctgatGTGACCATGGAGGACAGCTGCTTGAGCCAGCAAGTGGGAGGGTTCCCTCAAGGCACCTG GGTCGGTGAAGACATGTTTCCACCTTTGCTGCCTCCCACTGAACAGGACCTCACTAAGCTTATCCTGGAGGGGCAAGCAGAATCAGGAAGAGAGCCTTTGggagcccagcccctcccacagccctctTCCTATGGGCAGTCCGTGATCTCAATGTCCCATCTGGACCTAAGGCCCAACCCCAGTTGGTAA